A single Alosa sapidissima isolate fAloSap1 chromosome 17, fAloSap1.pri, whole genome shotgun sequence DNA region contains:
- the unm_hu7910 gene encoding aspartyl/asparaginyl beta-hydroxylase isoform X12, whose protein sequence is MAETIADGNTMVEDTEAPSPPPPPAAVSKNGRKAEGNSIFSWIFVLALLGAWTAVGVVWFDIVDYDTVVGTLVPYDIDGDGHLGLEDAKVLLGLKEKPVARETPPHTPVTDSFNIDSTAADAGLSRLEQEFTPFDPIEDNFDSFPQEENPDTIDTTGELVVEYLPEETEGQSDTTVLYSEQFASQQTGEADPRAPDSTQDMEGANPEPTAESAAEVTQDSTPVLPETTAQSAPQSPQDTTQSNTAEETPTEVTGKKKKPKMFNKFDKTIKSEIDTAEKLRKKGKAEEALRAFEGLVQKYPHSPRSRYGKAQSEDDVAEKLRSNDMLLKAVNSYKDAAELPDAPVALIKAALKRRADRQQFLGRMRGSLATLQLLVQTFPDDIALQNDLGVAYLLIGDNKAAKKVYEEVLVKAPSDGFAKVHYGFILKSENKIAESIPYLREGLESEAAGTDDGRFYFHLGDALQRVGDQSAYEWYERGHKRGHFASVWQRSLYNVNGLRAQPWWTAKETGYTDLVKTLERNWITIRDEALSVMNASSGLFVAEDENLREKGDWGQFTLWQQGRKVASSCRSVPKTCALLDRYPEATSCKRGQIKFSVMQPGTHVWPHTGPTNCRLRMHLGLVIPRDGCRIRCTDHTRGWEEGKVLIFDDSFEHEVWQDADSYRLIFIVDVWHPELSQTQRQTLSPI, encoded by the exons ATGGCAGAAACCATCGCAGACGGAAACACAATGGTGGAAGACACAG aggctccctctcctcctcctcccccagcgGCTGTCAGTAAGAATGGGAGGAAAGCAGAGGGGAATTCCATCTTCAGCTGGATCTTTGTCTTGGCCCTTCTGGGAGCCTGGACCGCAGTTGGAGTGGTGTGGTTTGACATTGTCGACTATGACACTGTTGTAG GCACACTGGTCCCTTATGATATTGATGGAGATGGTCACCTTGGTTTGGAGGATGCCAAAGTGCTACTTG GTTTGAAAGAGAAGCCAGTTGCCAGAGAAACACCCCCACATACACCAGTAACAG ATTCATTCAACATTGATTCCACTG CTGCTGATGCTGGCCTCTCTCGTTTGGAGCAGGAATTTACACCATTTG ATCCCATAGAGGACAATTTTGATAGTTTCCCTCAAG AAGAAAACCCGGACACCATTGACACCACTGGAG AGCTGGTGGTGGAGTACCTACCAGAGGAGACAGAAG GACAGAGTGATACAACTGTGCTGTACAGTGAACAATTTGCCAGTCAGCAAACAGGTGAAGCAG ACCCCAGAGCACCAGATTCTACTCAGGACATGGAGGGCGCCAACCCAGAACCAACAGCAGAGTCTGCTGCCGAGGTCACCCAGGACTCCACGCCAGTACTGCCAGAGACCACTGCACAATCTGCACCGCAGTCGCCACAAGACACcactcagtcaaacacagctgAGGAAACACCCACAGAGGTAACAG GTAAAAAGAAGAAGCCCAAGATGTTCAACAAATTTGACAAAACTATTAAATCAGAGATAGACACAGCAGAGAAATTACGCAAGAAG GGTAAAGCAGAGGAAGCCTTAAGAGCTTTTGAAGGTCTTGTGCAAAAATACCCTCACAGTCCCAGGAGTCGGTATGGTAAAGCACAG tCAGAGGATGACGTGGCTGAAAAGTTGCGCAGTAATGACATGCTGCTAAAGGCGGTGAACTCCTACAAAGATGCTGCAGAACTCCCAGATGCCCCTGTGGCACTTATCAAAGCTGCACTCAAAAGAAGGGCAGACAGACAACAGTTCCTAG GCCGAATGCGTGGGTCCTTGGCTACTCTGCAGTTACTCGTCCAGACCTTCCCAGATGACATTGCTCTACAAAATGACCTGGGAGTGGCCTATTTGTTGATAGGCGATAACAAGGCGGCCAAGAAAGTGTATGAAGAG GTTTTGGTCAAGGCACCAAGTGATGGATTTGCAAAGGTGCATTACGGCTTCATCCTCAAATCAGAGAACAAGATAGCAGAGAGCATCCCTTATCTGAGG GAAGGTCTGGAGTCTGAAGCAGCAGGAACTGATGACGGGAGGTTCTACTTCCACCTGGGAGACGCTCTGCAGAGAGTCGGAGACCAGAGT GCTTATGAATGGTATGAGCGGGGGCACAAGCGAGGTCACTTTGCCTCTGTGTGGCAGCGCTCTCTATATAATGTCAATGGACTGCGAGCCCAGCCCTGGTGGACAGCAAAGGAGACTGGATACACCGACCTGGTGAAG ACATTGGAGCGTAACTGGATTACCATCAGGGATGAGGCTTTGTCTGTGATGAACGCCAGCAGTGGCCTCTTTGTAGCTGAGGATGAGAAcctgagagagaagggggactGGGGTCAGTTCACTCTGTGGCAGCAAG GACGTAAGGTTGCCTCTTCCTGTCGCAGTGTTCCAAAAACCTGTGCCCTGTTGGACCGCTACCCAGAGGCCACAAGTTGTAAAAGAGGCCAG ATCAAATTCTCAGTGATGCAGCCCGGCACCCATGTCTGGCCTCACACTGGGCCCACCAACTGCCGACTGCGGATGCACCTGGGCCTGGTCATCCCCCGAGACGGCTGCAGGATCCGCTGCACCGACCACACCAG GGGCTGGGAGGAGGGCAAGGTCCTCATCTTTGATGACTCTTTTGAACATGAAGTGTGGCAGGACGCGGACAGCTACCGGCTTATCTTCATTGTGGACGTGTGGCACCCAGAGCTCAGccagacacaaagacagacactaTCCCCCATATAG
- the unm_hu7910 gene encoding aspartyl/asparaginyl beta-hydroxylase isoform X11: protein MAETIADGNTMVEDTEAPSPPPPPAAVSKNGRKAEGNSIFSWIFVLALLGAWTAVGVVWFDIVDYDTVVGTLVPYDIDGDGHLGLEDAKVLLGLKEKPVARETPPHTPVTDTSDEQDVRSDLRREAEPTVAKSEFVNTASSEQDSFNIDSTAADAGLSRLEQEFTPFDPIEDNFDSFPQEENPDTIDTTGELVVEYLPEETEDPRAPDSTQDMEGANPEPTAESAAEVTQDSTPVLPETTAQSAPQSPQDTTQSNTAEETPTEVTGKKKKPKMFNKFDKTIKSEIDTAEKLRKKGKAEEALRAFEGLVQKYPHSPRSRYGKAQSEDDVAEKLRSNDMLLKAVNSYKDAAELPDAPVALIKAALKRRADRQQFLGRMRGSLATLQLLVQTFPDDIALQNDLGVAYLLIGDNKAAKKVYEEVLVKAPSDGFAKVHYGFILKSENKIAESIPYLREGLESEAAGTDDGRFYFHLGDALQRVGDQSAYEWYERGHKRGHFASVWQRSLYNVNGLRAQPWWTAKETGYTDLVKTLERNWITIRDEALSVMNASSGLFVAEDENLREKGDWGQFTLWQQGRKVASSCRSVPKTCALLDRYPEATSCKRGQIKFSVMQPGTHVWPHTGPTNCRLRMHLGLVIPRDGCRIRCTDHTRGWEEGKVLIFDDSFEHEVWQDADSYRLIFIVDVWHPELSQTQRQTLSPI, encoded by the exons ATGGCAGAAACCATCGCAGACGGAAACACAATGGTGGAAGACACAG aggctccctctcctcctcctcccccagcgGCTGTCAGTAAGAATGGGAGGAAAGCAGAGGGGAATTCCATCTTCAGCTGGATCTTTGTCTTGGCCCTTCTGGGAGCCTGGACCGCAGTTGGAGTGGTGTGGTTTGACATTGTCGACTATGACACTGTTGTAG GCACACTGGTCCCTTATGATATTGATGGAGATGGTCACCTTGGTTTGGAGGATGCCAAAGTGCTACTTG GTTTGAAAGAGAAGCCAGTTGCCAGAGAAACACCCCCACATACACCAGTAACAG ACACATCAGATGAACAGGATGTTAGGTCTGATTTACGGAGAGAAGCAGAACCTACTGTGGCTAAATCTGAATTTGTCAATACTGCATCATCAGAACAAG ATTCATTCAACATTGATTCCACTG CTGCTGATGCTGGCCTCTCTCGTTTGGAGCAGGAATTTACACCATTTG ATCCCATAGAGGACAATTTTGATAGTTTCCCTCAAG AAGAAAACCCGGACACCATTGACACCACTGGAG AGCTGGTGGTGGAGTACCTACCAGAGGAGACAGAAG ACCCCAGAGCACCAGATTCTACTCAGGACATGGAGGGCGCCAACCCAGAACCAACAGCAGAGTCTGCTGCCGAGGTCACCCAGGACTCCACGCCAGTACTGCCAGAGACCACTGCACAATCTGCACCGCAGTCGCCACAAGACACcactcagtcaaacacagctgAGGAAACACCCACAGAGGTAACAG GTAAAAAGAAGAAGCCCAAGATGTTCAACAAATTTGACAAAACTATTAAATCAGAGATAGACACAGCAGAGAAATTACGCAAGAAG GGTAAAGCAGAGGAAGCCTTAAGAGCTTTTGAAGGTCTTGTGCAAAAATACCCTCACAGTCCCAGGAGTCGGTATGGTAAAGCACAG tCAGAGGATGACGTGGCTGAAAAGTTGCGCAGTAATGACATGCTGCTAAAGGCGGTGAACTCCTACAAAGATGCTGCAGAACTCCCAGATGCCCCTGTGGCACTTATCAAAGCTGCACTCAAAAGAAGGGCAGACAGACAACAGTTCCTAG GCCGAATGCGTGGGTCCTTGGCTACTCTGCAGTTACTCGTCCAGACCTTCCCAGATGACATTGCTCTACAAAATGACCTGGGAGTGGCCTATTTGTTGATAGGCGATAACAAGGCGGCCAAGAAAGTGTATGAAGAG GTTTTGGTCAAGGCACCAAGTGATGGATTTGCAAAGGTGCATTACGGCTTCATCCTCAAATCAGAGAACAAGATAGCAGAGAGCATCCCTTATCTGAGG GAAGGTCTGGAGTCTGAAGCAGCAGGAACTGATGACGGGAGGTTCTACTTCCACCTGGGAGACGCTCTGCAGAGAGTCGGAGACCAGAGT GCTTATGAATGGTATGAGCGGGGGCACAAGCGAGGTCACTTTGCCTCTGTGTGGCAGCGCTCTCTATATAATGTCAATGGACTGCGAGCCCAGCCCTGGTGGACAGCAAAGGAGACTGGATACACCGACCTGGTGAAG ACATTGGAGCGTAACTGGATTACCATCAGGGATGAGGCTTTGTCTGTGATGAACGCCAGCAGTGGCCTCTTTGTAGCTGAGGATGAGAAcctgagagagaagggggactGGGGTCAGTTCACTCTGTGGCAGCAAG GACGTAAGGTTGCCTCTTCCTGTCGCAGTGTTCCAAAAACCTGTGCCCTGTTGGACCGCTACCCAGAGGCCACAAGTTGTAAAAGAGGCCAG ATCAAATTCTCAGTGATGCAGCCCGGCACCCATGTCTGGCCTCACACTGGGCCCACCAACTGCCGACTGCGGATGCACCTGGGCCTGGTCATCCCCCGAGACGGCTGCAGGATCCGCTGCACCGACCACACCAG GGGCTGGGAGGAGGGCAAGGTCCTCATCTTTGATGACTCTTTTGAACATGAAGTGTGGCAGGACGCGGACAGCTACCGGCTTATCTTCATTGTGGACGTGTGGCACCCAGAGCTCAGccagacacaaagacagacactaTCCCCCATATAG
- the unm_hu7910 gene encoding aspartyl/asparaginyl beta-hydroxylase isoform X7, with protein sequence MAETIADGNTMVEDTEAPSPPPPPAAVSKNGRKAEGNSIFSWIFVLALLGAWTAVGVVWFDIVDYDTVVGTLVPYDIDGDGHLGLEDAKVLLGLKEKPVARETPPHTPVTDTSDEQDVRSDLRREAEPTVAKSEFVNTASSEQDSFNIDSTAADAGLSRLEQEFTPFDPIEDNFDSFPQEENPDTIDTTGELVVEYLPEETEGQSDTTVLYSEQFASQQTGEADPRAPDSTQDMEGANPEPTAESAAEVTQDSTPVLPETTAQSAPQSPQDTTQSNTAEETPTEVTGKKKKPKMFNKFDKTIKSEIDTAEKLRKKGKAEEALRAFEGLVQKYPHSPRSRYGKAQSEDDVAEKLRSNDMLLKAVNSYKDAAELPDAPVALIKAALKRRADRQQFLGRMRGSLATLQLLVQTFPDDIALQNDLGVAYLLIGDNKAAKKVYEEVLVKAPSDGFAKVHYGFILKSENKIAESIPYLREGLESEAAGTDDGRFYFHLGDALQRVGDQSAYEWYERGHKRGHFASVWQRSLYNVNGLRAQPWWTAKETGYTDLVKTLERNWITIRDEALSVMNASSGLFVAEDENLREKGDWGQFTLWQQGRKVASSCRSVPKTCALLDRYPEATSCKRGQIKFSVMQPGTHVWPHTGPTNCRLRMHLGLVIPRDGCRIRCTDHTRGWEEGKVLIFDDSFEHEVWQDADSYRLIFIVDVWHPELSQTQRQTLSPI encoded by the exons ATGGCAGAAACCATCGCAGACGGAAACACAATGGTGGAAGACACAG aggctccctctcctcctcctcccccagcgGCTGTCAGTAAGAATGGGAGGAAAGCAGAGGGGAATTCCATCTTCAGCTGGATCTTTGTCTTGGCCCTTCTGGGAGCCTGGACCGCAGTTGGAGTGGTGTGGTTTGACATTGTCGACTATGACACTGTTGTAG GCACACTGGTCCCTTATGATATTGATGGAGATGGTCACCTTGGTTTGGAGGATGCCAAAGTGCTACTTG GTTTGAAAGAGAAGCCAGTTGCCAGAGAAACACCCCCACATACACCAGTAACAG ACACATCAGATGAACAGGATGTTAGGTCTGATTTACGGAGAGAAGCAGAACCTACTGTGGCTAAATCTGAATTTGTCAATACTGCATCATCAGAACAAG ATTCATTCAACATTGATTCCACTG CTGCTGATGCTGGCCTCTCTCGTTTGGAGCAGGAATTTACACCATTTG ATCCCATAGAGGACAATTTTGATAGTTTCCCTCAAG AAGAAAACCCGGACACCATTGACACCACTGGAG AGCTGGTGGTGGAGTACCTACCAGAGGAGACAGAAG GACAGAGTGATACAACTGTGCTGTACAGTGAACAATTTGCCAGTCAGCAAACAGGTGAAGCAG ACCCCAGAGCACCAGATTCTACTCAGGACATGGAGGGCGCCAACCCAGAACCAACAGCAGAGTCTGCTGCCGAGGTCACCCAGGACTCCACGCCAGTACTGCCAGAGACCACTGCACAATCTGCACCGCAGTCGCCACAAGACACcactcagtcaaacacagctgAGGAAACACCCACAGAGGTAACAG GTAAAAAGAAGAAGCCCAAGATGTTCAACAAATTTGACAAAACTATTAAATCAGAGATAGACACAGCAGAGAAATTACGCAAGAAG GGTAAAGCAGAGGAAGCCTTAAGAGCTTTTGAAGGTCTTGTGCAAAAATACCCTCACAGTCCCAGGAGTCGGTATGGTAAAGCACAG tCAGAGGATGACGTGGCTGAAAAGTTGCGCAGTAATGACATGCTGCTAAAGGCGGTGAACTCCTACAAAGATGCTGCAGAACTCCCAGATGCCCCTGTGGCACTTATCAAAGCTGCACTCAAAAGAAGGGCAGACAGACAACAGTTCCTAG GCCGAATGCGTGGGTCCTTGGCTACTCTGCAGTTACTCGTCCAGACCTTCCCAGATGACATTGCTCTACAAAATGACCTGGGAGTGGCCTATTTGTTGATAGGCGATAACAAGGCGGCCAAGAAAGTGTATGAAGAG GTTTTGGTCAAGGCACCAAGTGATGGATTTGCAAAGGTGCATTACGGCTTCATCCTCAAATCAGAGAACAAGATAGCAGAGAGCATCCCTTATCTGAGG GAAGGTCTGGAGTCTGAAGCAGCAGGAACTGATGACGGGAGGTTCTACTTCCACCTGGGAGACGCTCTGCAGAGAGTCGGAGACCAGAGT GCTTATGAATGGTATGAGCGGGGGCACAAGCGAGGTCACTTTGCCTCTGTGTGGCAGCGCTCTCTATATAATGTCAATGGACTGCGAGCCCAGCCCTGGTGGACAGCAAAGGAGACTGGATACACCGACCTGGTGAAG ACATTGGAGCGTAACTGGATTACCATCAGGGATGAGGCTTTGTCTGTGATGAACGCCAGCAGTGGCCTCTTTGTAGCTGAGGATGAGAAcctgagagagaagggggactGGGGTCAGTTCACTCTGTGGCAGCAAG GACGTAAGGTTGCCTCTTCCTGTCGCAGTGTTCCAAAAACCTGTGCCCTGTTGGACCGCTACCCAGAGGCCACAAGTTGTAAAAGAGGCCAG ATCAAATTCTCAGTGATGCAGCCCGGCACCCATGTCTGGCCTCACACTGGGCCCACCAACTGCCGACTGCGGATGCACCTGGGCCTGGTCATCCCCCGAGACGGCTGCAGGATCCGCTGCACCGACCACACCAG GGGCTGGGAGGAGGGCAAGGTCCTCATCTTTGATGACTCTTTTGAACATGAAGTGTGGCAGGACGCGGACAGCTACCGGCTTATCTTCATTGTGGACGTGTGGCACCCAGAGCTCAGccagacacaaagacagacactaTCCCCCATATAG
- the unm_hu7910 gene encoding aspartyl/asparaginyl beta-hydroxylase isoform X9 — protein sequence MAETIADGNTMVEDTEAPSPPPPPAAVSKNGRKAEGNSIFSWIFVLALLGAWTAVGVVWFDIVDYDTVVGTLVPYDIDGDGHLGLEDAKVLLGLKEKPVARETPPHTPVTDTSDEQDVRSDLRREAEPTVAKSEFVNTASSEQDSFNIDSTAADAGLSRLEQEFTPFDPIEDNFDSFPQEENPDTIDTTGELVVEYLPEETEGQSDTTVLYSEQFASQQTDPRAPDSTQDMEGANPEPTAESAAEVTQDSTPVLPETTAQSAPQSPQDTTQSNTAEETPTEVTGKKKKPKMFNKFDKTIKSEIDTAEKLRKKGKAEEALRAFEGLVQKYPHSPRSRYGKAQSEDDVAEKLRSNDMLLKAVNSYKDAAELPDAPVALIKAALKRRADRQQFLGRMRGSLATLQLLVQTFPDDIALQNDLGVAYLLIGDNKAAKKVYEEVLVKAPSDGFAKVHYGFILKSENKIAESIPYLREGLESEAAGTDDGRFYFHLGDALQRVGDQSAYEWYERGHKRGHFASVWQRSLYNVNGLRAQPWWTAKETGYTDLVKTLERNWITIRDEALSVMNASSGLFVAEDENLREKGDWGQFTLWQQGRKVASSCRSVPKTCALLDRYPEATSCKRGQIKFSVMQPGTHVWPHTGPTNCRLRMHLGLVIPRDGCRIRCTDHTRGWEEGKVLIFDDSFEHEVWQDADSYRLIFIVDVWHPELSQTQRQTLSPI from the exons ATGGCAGAAACCATCGCAGACGGAAACACAATGGTGGAAGACACAG aggctccctctcctcctcctcccccagcgGCTGTCAGTAAGAATGGGAGGAAAGCAGAGGGGAATTCCATCTTCAGCTGGATCTTTGTCTTGGCCCTTCTGGGAGCCTGGACCGCAGTTGGAGTGGTGTGGTTTGACATTGTCGACTATGACACTGTTGTAG GCACACTGGTCCCTTATGATATTGATGGAGATGGTCACCTTGGTTTGGAGGATGCCAAAGTGCTACTTG GTTTGAAAGAGAAGCCAGTTGCCAGAGAAACACCCCCACATACACCAGTAACAG ACACATCAGATGAACAGGATGTTAGGTCTGATTTACGGAGAGAAGCAGAACCTACTGTGGCTAAATCTGAATTTGTCAATACTGCATCATCAGAACAAG ATTCATTCAACATTGATTCCACTG CTGCTGATGCTGGCCTCTCTCGTTTGGAGCAGGAATTTACACCATTTG ATCCCATAGAGGACAATTTTGATAGTTTCCCTCAAG AAGAAAACCCGGACACCATTGACACCACTGGAG AGCTGGTGGTGGAGTACCTACCAGAGGAGACAGAAG GACAGAGTGATACAACTGTGCTGTACAGTGAACAATTTGCCAGTCAGCAAACAG ACCCCAGAGCACCAGATTCTACTCAGGACATGGAGGGCGCCAACCCAGAACCAACAGCAGAGTCTGCTGCCGAGGTCACCCAGGACTCCACGCCAGTACTGCCAGAGACCACTGCACAATCTGCACCGCAGTCGCCACAAGACACcactcagtcaaacacagctgAGGAAACACCCACAGAGGTAACAG GTAAAAAGAAGAAGCCCAAGATGTTCAACAAATTTGACAAAACTATTAAATCAGAGATAGACACAGCAGAGAAATTACGCAAGAAG GGTAAAGCAGAGGAAGCCTTAAGAGCTTTTGAAGGTCTTGTGCAAAAATACCCTCACAGTCCCAGGAGTCGGTATGGTAAAGCACAG tCAGAGGATGACGTGGCTGAAAAGTTGCGCAGTAATGACATGCTGCTAAAGGCGGTGAACTCCTACAAAGATGCTGCAGAACTCCCAGATGCCCCTGTGGCACTTATCAAAGCTGCACTCAAAAGAAGGGCAGACAGACAACAGTTCCTAG GCCGAATGCGTGGGTCCTTGGCTACTCTGCAGTTACTCGTCCAGACCTTCCCAGATGACATTGCTCTACAAAATGACCTGGGAGTGGCCTATTTGTTGATAGGCGATAACAAGGCGGCCAAGAAAGTGTATGAAGAG GTTTTGGTCAAGGCACCAAGTGATGGATTTGCAAAGGTGCATTACGGCTTCATCCTCAAATCAGAGAACAAGATAGCAGAGAGCATCCCTTATCTGAGG GAAGGTCTGGAGTCTGAAGCAGCAGGAACTGATGACGGGAGGTTCTACTTCCACCTGGGAGACGCTCTGCAGAGAGTCGGAGACCAGAGT GCTTATGAATGGTATGAGCGGGGGCACAAGCGAGGTCACTTTGCCTCTGTGTGGCAGCGCTCTCTATATAATGTCAATGGACTGCGAGCCCAGCCCTGGTGGACAGCAAAGGAGACTGGATACACCGACCTGGTGAAG ACATTGGAGCGTAACTGGATTACCATCAGGGATGAGGCTTTGTCTGTGATGAACGCCAGCAGTGGCCTCTTTGTAGCTGAGGATGAGAAcctgagagagaagggggactGGGGTCAGTTCACTCTGTGGCAGCAAG GACGTAAGGTTGCCTCTTCCTGTCGCAGTGTTCCAAAAACCTGTGCCCTGTTGGACCGCTACCCAGAGGCCACAAGTTGTAAAAGAGGCCAG ATCAAATTCTCAGTGATGCAGCCCGGCACCCATGTCTGGCCTCACACTGGGCCCACCAACTGCCGACTGCGGATGCACCTGGGCCTGGTCATCCCCCGAGACGGCTGCAGGATCCGCTGCACCGACCACACCAG GGGCTGGGAGGAGGGCAAGGTCCTCATCTTTGATGACTCTTTTGAACATGAAGTGTGGCAGGACGCGGACAGCTACCGGCTTATCTTCATTGTGGACGTGTGGCACCCAGAGCTCAGccagacacaaagacagacactaTCCCCCATATAG
- the unm_hu7910 gene encoding uncharacterized abhydrolase domain-containing protein DDB_G0269086 isoform X8, giving the protein MAETIADGNTMVEDTEAPSPPPPPAAVSKNGRKAEGNSIFSWIFVLALLGAWTAVGVVWFDIVDYDTVVGTLVPYDIDGDGHLGLEDAKVLLASPDNVVGTPGLKKEKKSKLKEDIAVESKEVVDPEDENLSLQAVETKERLNKNLGRKLKSALKEQLRIIHEKIEAKKIAKMALAEVRTILAQEEEERQAVRALELKRQEAAQREKEEAEAKLQEEKERKEKEEREKEAKRVEEIRIKEKAEKEKVERSRVAKEEAERERAEKERQEKEKAEKEKLERERLAKEKADKERAENERLAKEKAENERLAKQKEEKERAENERVAKERAEKEKLAKEQAEKERLAKEQAEKERLAKEKAEKERLAKERAEKEQLAKEQADKERIAKEKAEKERLAKEQAEKERLSKEKAEKERLTKDQAEKERLAKEKAEKERLAKEQAEKERLAKEKAEKERLAKERVEKERLAKEQAEKEKLAKEKAEKERLAKEQTEKERLAKEKAEKERLAKEQAEKERLAKEKAEKERLAKERVEKERLAKEQAEKEKLAKEKAEKERLAKEQAEKERLVKEKAEKERLAKEQAEKERLAKEKAEKERLAKEQAEKERLAKEKAEKEKLAKERAEKERLVKEKAETEKQAKEQAEKETREKDKADKDKTEMTTKEKKEKEKSEKVDTEKEKKGKLDRNKDKDNEGGGNREKSAKEERISVRDLLKSSKKSGNKK; this is encoded by the exons ATGGCAGAAACCATCGCAGACGGAAACACAATGGTGGAAGACACAG aggctccctctcctcctcctcccccagcgGCTGTCAGTAAGAATGGGAGGAAAGCAGAGGGGAATTCCATCTTCAGCTGGATCTTTGTCTTGGCCCTTCTGGGAGCCTGGACCGCAGTTGGAGTGGTGTGGTTTGACATTGTCGACTATGACACTGTTGTAG GCACACTGGTCCCTTATGATATTGATGGAGATGGTCACCTTGGTTTGGAGGATGCCAAAGTGCTACTTG CATCACCTGACAATGTTGTAGGGACCCCAGGTCttaagaaagagaagaaatcaAAACTGAAAG AAGATATTGCTGTGGAATCTAAAGAGGTGGTCGACCCTGAAG ATGAAAATCTCAGTTTACAGGCTGTCGAAACAAAAG AACGTTTGAACAAGAATCTTGGACGTAAGCTAAAGTCGGCACTCAAGGAACAGCTGAGGATAATTCATGAGAAGATTGAAGCAAAAAAGATTGCTAAGATGGCACTGGCTGAAGTGCGCACTATACTGGcccaagaggaagaggaaaggcAGGCAGTTCGAGCCTTGGAGCTGAAGAGACAGGAAGCTgctcagagagagaaggaagaggcaGAAGCCAAGCTTcaagaggaaaaggagagaaaggaaaaagagGAACGAGAGAAGGAAGcaaagagagtggaagagatcAGAATAAAAGAGAAAGCAGAGAAGGAAAAAGTAGAAAGGAGTAGGGTAGCCAAGGaagaagcagaaagagagagggcagaaaaagaaagacaagaaaaaGAGAAGGCTGAGAAGGAGAAGTTGGAAAGGGAAAGGCTTGCCAAGGAGAAGGCAGataaagagagagcagagaatgAAAGGTTAGCAAAAGAAAAGGCTGAGAATGAGAGGTTAGCAAAACAAAAAGAGGAAAAGGAAAGAGCGGAGAACGAAAGAGTAGctaaagagagagcagagaaagaaaaactaGCTAAGGAgcaagcagagaaagagaggttagCCAAGGAgcaagcagagaaagagagactggctaaagaaaaagcagagaaagagaggctagCAAAGGAGAGAGCTGAAAAAGAACAGCTAGCCAAAGAGCaagcagacaaagagagaatagCCAAAGAGAaagctgagaaagagagactggctAAAGAACAAGCAGAGAAAGAAAGGCTATCTAaagaaaaagcagagaaagagagactaacAAAAGACCAGGCAGAGAAAGAACGACTTGCTAAGGagaaggcagagaaagagagactagCTAAGGAGCAAGCAGAGAAAGAACGACTTGCTAAGGagaaggcagagaaagagaggctagccaaagagagagtagagaaagaGCGACTTGCAAAGGagcaggcagagaaagagaagctAGCTAAGGAGAAAGCTGAAAAGGAACGGCTAGCTAAAgagcagacagagaaagaacgACTTGCTAAGGagaaggcagagaaagagagactagCTAAGGAGCAAGCAGAGAAAGAACGACTTGCTAAGGagaaggcagagaaagagaggctagccaaagagagagtagagaaagaGCGACTTGCAAAGGagcaggcagagaaagagaagctAGCTAAGGAGAAAGCTGAAAAGGAACGGCTAGCCAAAGAGCaagcagagaaagaaagactagTCAAAGAGAaagctgagaaagagagactggctAAAGAGCAGGCAGAGAAAGAACGCCTTGCTAAGGAGAaggcagagaaagaaaggcTAGCTAAGGAGCAAGCAGAGAAAGAACGCCTTGCTAAGGAGaaggcagagaaagaaaaactggCGAAAGAGCGAGCAGAGAAAGAAAGGCTAGTTAAGGAGAAGGCAGAGACGGAAAAACAAGCCAAGGagcaggcagagaaagagacacgTGAGAAAGACAAGGCAGACAAAGACAAGACAGAGATGActacaaaagaaaagaaggaaaaagaaaagtcAGAAAAGGTTGACacagaaaaggagaaaaaaggcAAACTTGACAGAAATAAGGATAAGGATAATGAAGGAGGTGGAAACAGGGAAAAAAGTGCAAAGGAAGAGAGGATTTCTGTACGGGATCTCCTCAAGTCATCCAAGAAGTCTGGAAACAAAAAATAG